A genomic stretch from Desulfolutivibrio sulfodismutans DSM 3696 includes:
- a CDS encoding type II secretion system F family protein: protein MPTLLSVLVLAAFAYLAVATVLVWHARGRAEKDRLSRRLSELTGREPDAAPLDIVKKHQLSAVPWLDTALSRQRWTSAVDRMLAQADIRAPLGVFVLSSLVLAVFGAVFVQTATRNTILAGLASAALAALPFWWIRLKRKRRMAHFEKQLPEALDLVARALKAGHTFNSGMAMVGQEFGDPIRMEFGKTLEEINFGVTLMEALDNIMDRVDCPDLNFFVVSLKIQSETGGNLAEIVENISSLIRERFKLRGRIRILSAEGRFAALVLSLMPFGVAGAIYASNPSYIMLLVDDPLGRMILWTCGGMMLFGILVMRKMIRIAV from the coding sequence ATGCCGACCCTTCTATCCGTTCTGGTCCTTGCGGCCTTCGCCTACCTGGCCGTGGCCACGGTTCTGGTCTGGCACGCCCGGGGCCGAGCCGAAAAAGACCGCCTGTCGCGCCGGTTGTCCGAACTGACCGGGCGCGAGCCTGACGCGGCCCCCCTGGACATCGTCAAAAAACATCAGTTGAGCGCCGTGCCCTGGCTGGACACGGCCCTGTCCCGGCAACGCTGGACTTCGGCCGTGGACCGCATGTTGGCCCAGGCCGACATCCGTGCCCCGCTTGGGGTGTTCGTGCTGTCCTCCCTGGTTTTGGCCGTGTTCGGAGCGGTCTTTGTCCAGACGGCCACCCGGAATACGATCCTGGCCGGTCTCGCGTCCGCCGCCCTGGCGGCCCTGCCCTTTTGGTGGATACGCCTCAAGCGCAAGCGGCGCATGGCCCACTTCGAAAAACAGCTCCCCGAGGCCCTGGACCTGGTGGCCCGGGCGCTCAAGGCCGGGCATACCTTCAACAGCGGCATGGCCATGGTGGGGCAGGAGTTCGGCGATCCCATCCGCATGGAGTTCGGCAAGACCCTGGAGGAGATCAATTTCGGGGTGACCCTCATGGAGGCCCTGGACAACATCATGGACCGGGTGGACTGCCCGGACCTCAATTTCTTCGTGGTGTCGCTGAAGATCCAGAGTGAGACCGGCGGCAATCTGGCCGAGATCGTGGAGAACATTTCGTCGCTTATCCGGGAGCGGTTCAAGCTGCGCGGGCGCATCCGCATCCTGTCCGCCGAGGGCCGTTTTGCGGCGCTGGTGCTGTCGCTGATGCCCTTTGGCGTGGCCGGCGCCATTTACGCCAGCAACCCCAGCTACATCATGCTGTTGGTCGACGACCCCCTGGGCCGGATGATTTTGTGGACCTGCGGCGGCATGATGCTTTTCGGCATTCTCGTGATGCGCAAGATGATCCGCATCGCGGTCTGA